One Paenibacillus riograndensis SBR5 DNA segment encodes these proteins:
- a CDS encoding ABC transporter ATP-binding protein — translation MPILDVHNLSKIYEGKVSIHALNHIRFAVEQGEFVGIMGPSGSGKTTLLNVIATIDEPTSGEVMINGRDPRGLGRKDRALFRRKELGFVFQHFNLLDTLTVEENVVLPLTLAGFTVQEMEYRLGEVADRLGIRALLDKRTNEISGGQMQRVAIARAMIHRPSLILADEPTGSLDSKAAGEVMNLLAEVNGTEGTTVLMVTHDAVAASFCHRVIFIKDGRFHSEMYRGSSRAAFFQNIIDMLSLLGGGGHDLPAVRL, via the coding sequence TTGCCCATATTAGACGTCCACAATTTATCCAAAATATATGAAGGCAAGGTTTCGATTCACGCCCTGAACCATATCCGCTTTGCTGTGGAGCAAGGGGAATTCGTGGGCATCATGGGACCCTCGGGCAGCGGCAAAACGACACTGCTCAACGTGATCGCCACCATCGATGAACCGACCTCAGGCGAAGTTATGATCAATGGCCGGGACCCGAGGGGGCTGGGGCGCAAGGACAGGGCACTGTTCCGCCGTAAAGAGCTGGGGTTTGTCTTCCAGCACTTCAACCTGCTGGACACATTAACCGTGGAGGAGAATGTTGTGCTGCCGCTGACGCTTGCCGGGTTCACCGTGCAGGAAATGGAGTATCGGCTTGGGGAGGTAGCGGACCGGCTTGGCATCCGTGCTCTTTTGGATAAGCGGACCAACGAAATTTCCGGCGGACAGATGCAGCGGGTGGCCATCGCCCGGGCAATGATCCACCGGCCTTCGCTGATTTTGGCGGATGAGCCTACAGGAAGCCTAGATTCGAAGGCCGCCGGCGAAGTCATGAACCTGCTTGCAGAAGTGAACGGCACCGAAGGGACGACAGTGCTTATGGTCACACATGACGCTGTAGCTGCGAGCTTTTGTCACCGGGTAATTTTCATCAAAGACGGGCGCTTTCACAGCGAGATGTACCGGGGCAGCAGCAGGGCAGCCTTCTTCCAGAACATCATCGACATGCTGTCGCTGCTGGGAGGCGGGGGACATGACCTTCCGGCAGTTCGCTTATAG
- a CDS encoding NADH:flavin oxidoreductase/NADH oxidase: protein MKDLFTPYALQNLKLKNRVVMPPMCQYSVTDKDGIATDWHYNHYVSRAVGGTGLIIMEMTDVDPDGRITDYDLGIWSDEHIPALARIVEACHSYGAKVGIQIAHAGRKAEDAQLPVAPSAIPFSAEYKTPRELTTEEVKAMVQKFQAGVERAVQAGFDVIELHGAHGYLIHQFHSPLTNKRTDEYGKDLTLFGREVIQAAKKVMPEGMPLIMRISAQEYVEGGYGIRESLEIGRAYKEAGADIFHVSAGGEGAIAAEGKPGTHAAYQIPLARAFKQELNVPVIAVGRLDEAVLANAVIGNDEADLVAVGRGMLRNPYWTLEAGVQLGKDAGLPKQYELGFPRSRR from the coding sequence ATGAAGGACCTATTCACCCCCTATGCGCTGCAAAATTTGAAGCTGAAGAACCGTGTCGTTATGCCCCCCATGTGCCAATACTCCGTTACCGATAAGGATGGCATCGCCACGGATTGGCACTACAATCACTATGTAAGCCGCGCGGTCGGCGGTACAGGACTCATTATTATGGAAATGACCGATGTCGATCCGGATGGCCGGATTACCGATTATGATCTTGGCATCTGGTCGGATGAGCACATTCCAGCCCTGGCTAGAATCGTTGAGGCCTGCCACTCGTATGGCGCCAAGGTAGGCATCCAGATTGCCCACGCCGGACGTAAAGCCGAGGATGCCCAGCTGCCGGTGGCCCCTTCTGCCATTCCTTTTAGTGCCGAGTACAAAACTCCGCGTGAGCTGACCACTGAAGAAGTAAAGGCTATGGTTCAGAAATTCCAGGCTGGCGTCGAGCGGGCCGTTCAGGCCGGCTTCGATGTCATTGAGCTGCATGGAGCACACGGCTATCTGATCCACCAGTTCCATTCCCCTTTGACCAATAAACGGACAGATGAATATGGAAAGGACCTGACGCTCTTCGGCAGAGAAGTTATCCAGGCGGCCAAAAAAGTAATGCCGGAGGGAATGCCTCTAATTATGCGTATTTCCGCACAGGAATATGTGGAAGGCGGCTATGGCATCCGCGAGAGTCTGGAGATCGGCAGAGCCTATAAGGAAGCCGGAGCTGATATTTTCCATGTCAGTGCCGGCGGTGAAGGTGCTATTGCTGCTGAAGGCAAACCGGGAACTCACGCTGCCTATCAGATTCCGCTTGCCCGTGCGTTTAAGCAGGAGCTGAATGTTCCGGTGATCGCTGTCGGACGCTTGGATGAGGCTGTGCTGGCTAACGCCGTTATCGGCAACGATGAGGCAGATCTGGTTGCTGTCGGCCGGGGCATGCTGAGAAACCCGTACTGGACGCTGGAAGCCGGTGTACAGCTGGGCAAAGACGCGGGTCTGCCGAAGCAGTATGAGCTTGGCTTCCCCCGTTCCCGGAGATAA
- a CDS encoding MarR family winged helix-turn-helix transcriptional regulator — MKNPLEGGLITSWLSLTYIQMKVAGELEAKLQETFGWSLNEFYLMYFLSEAPEKKLRLQQLESMVGLSQSAVSRLVSRFEAKGCGALQRTTCDDDRRSIYTSLTPIGQEKLDRAQVTVNEVLFEAFPRTEVKELLEDMLRLKPQQQP; from the coding sequence ATGAAAAATCCCCTTGAAGGCGGGCTGATCACCAGTTGGTTAAGCTTAACTTATATACAAATGAAGGTCGCGGGTGAACTGGAAGCGAAATTGCAGGAGACCTTCGGATGGTCGCTCAACGAATTCTATCTGATGTACTTCCTGTCCGAAGCGCCGGAGAAAAAGCTGCGCCTGCAGCAGCTGGAGTCGATGGTCGGGCTCAGCCAGAGTGCCGTGTCCAGACTGGTCAGCCGCTTTGAAGCGAAGGGCTGCGGAGCGCTGCAGCGGACGACCTGCGATGACGACCGCAGGAGCATCTACACCTCTCTAACCCCGATCGGACAAGAAAAGCTGGACCGTGCACAGGTGACGGTGAACGAGGTGCTTTTTGAAGCTTTTCCCCGTACGGAGGTTAAAGAGCTGCTGGAGGATATGCTGAGGCTGAAGCCGCAGCAGCAACCCTAA
- a CDS encoding PQ-loop domain-containing transporter, with protein sequence MQLLGGMILSLGWIPQIARILKTKSVADLSLKSYLLMLLGIALMEAYAVNLTLTGAGLAFLITNTLSLCVVSAVIVLILRYAGRSKG encoded by the coding sequence ATGCAGCTGTTGGGCGGTATGATTCTGTCATTGGGCTGGATTCCGCAAATTGCCCGTATCTTAAAAACAAAGTCCGTTGCCGATCTAAGTCTGAAATCCTATCTGCTGATGCTGCTCGGAATAGCCCTTATGGAAGCCTATGCGGTTAACCTGACGTTGACTGGAGCGGGATTGGCTTTTTTGATTACGAATACTTTGTCTTTGTGTGTGGTATCCGCGGTTATCGTGCTGATCCTCCGATATGCGGGCCGGAGCAAGGGATAG
- a CDS encoding sensor histidine kinase, which yields MKLFLREQTPLIVIYLAQLLMITLVYRLDGGSGMNVSLYAGLLSTCLLLAYLAYRYFSNRSFYERLLNLPASLDDSGGPAQSSPLAESLRGVLAHQFRLYQNDLHSYRHKLEEHIHFINQWVHGMKTPLSVIHLIIQDKDGPPFTAIGDELDRLKKGLDTVLYTARLDTFEHDFYVERLELAAIVRGVTSEQKRLFIRKRVFPAIRVENGLFITSDEKWLSFVLTQLITNALRYTVEEGRFVHFHGYAGEQGRPVLEVRDEGVGIPPGDLPRVFDAYFTGVNGRSFQESTGMGLYLVKQICGKLGHQVEISSEVGQGTAVRIIF from the coding sequence ATGAAGCTGTTTTTGCGTGAACAGACGCCTCTCATTGTAATCTACCTGGCCCAGCTCCTGATGATCACCCTGGTCTACCGGCTGGACGGGGGCAGCGGAATGAACGTAAGCCTGTATGCGGGCCTGCTCAGCACCTGTCTGCTGCTGGCTTATTTAGCCTACCGCTATTTCTCCAACCGTTCCTTCTACGAACGGCTGCTGAATCTGCCCGCTTCGCTGGATGATTCCGGCGGACCTGCCCAGAGCTCTCCGCTGGCGGAGAGCCTGCGCGGCGTCCTGGCCCACCAGTTCCGCCTGTACCAGAATGATCTGCACAGCTACCGCCACAAGCTGGAGGAGCATATTCATTTTATTAACCAGTGGGTGCATGGCATGAAGACCCCGCTGTCGGTCATTCACCTCATCATCCAGGACAAGGACGGGCCTCCGTTTACGGCTATCGGGGATGAGCTGGACCGGCTCAAAAAAGGGCTGGATACCGTACTCTACACCGCCCGCCTGGATACCTTTGAGCATGATTTCTATGTCGAACGGCTGGAGCTAGCAGCCATTGTGCGGGGCGTGACCTCGGAGCAGAAACGGCTGTTTATCCGCAAACGCGTATTTCCGGCCATTAGGGTAGAGAACGGACTGTTCATTACCTCGGACGAGAAATGGCTGTCTTTTGTGCTGACCCAGCTTATTACGAATGCGCTGCGGTATACGGTGGAGGAGGGACGGTTCGTGCATTTTCACGGATACGCAGGGGAGCAGGGCAGACCTGTGCTGGAGGTGCGCGATGAGGGGGTAGGGATTCCGCCCGGCGATTTGCCGCGTGTGTTCGATGCCTATTTTACCGGGGTCAACGGCCGCAGCTTCCAGGAATCCACAGGGATGGGCCTGTATTTGGTGAAGCAGATCTGCGGCAAGCTGGGACATCAGGTGGAAATTTCCTCTGAGGTGGGGCAGGGGACGGCGGTGCGGATTATTTTTTGA
- a CDS encoding response regulator transcription factor, which produces MFKIFIIEDDRGLVMLLQDYLHKFGYETQAVHDFEAVRAEFESFAPHLVLLDVNLPKFDGYYWCRQIRGLSTCPILFISAREGKMDQVMALENGADDYITKPFDYEIALAKIKSHLRRAYGSYAGGGTERSLTVAGLMLDVERLVLSRGSAKIDLSHTEAKILDELMQKAGTVVTRDRLLEKIWDDQAFVDDNTLNVYVTRVRKKLAALDIADGLQTVRGQGYRLCENWEEA; this is translated from the coding sequence ATGTTCAAAATTTTTATTATCGAAGACGACCGTGGACTGGTAATGCTGCTTCAGGATTATTTACATAAATTCGGGTATGAGACGCAGGCGGTTCACGATTTTGAAGCGGTGCGGGCGGAGTTCGAGTCGTTTGCCCCCCATCTGGTGCTGCTGGATGTGAATCTGCCGAAATTCGACGGGTATTACTGGTGCCGCCAAATCCGCGGTCTCTCCACCTGCCCGATCCTGTTCATCTCTGCCCGTGAGGGCAAAATGGATCAGGTGATGGCGCTGGAAAACGGAGCTGATGATTACATCACGAAGCCGTTCGATTATGAGATTGCCCTCGCCAAAATCAAAAGCCATCTCCGCCGGGCCTACGGCTCCTATGCCGGGGGCGGCACGGAGCGCAGCCTTACGGTTGCGGGGCTGATGCTGGATGTTGAACGTCTGGTCCTGTCGCGGGGCAGCGCGAAGATTGACCTCAGCCACACTGAAGCCAAAATTCTCGACGAGCTGATGCAAAAAGCGGGCACTGTCGTCACCCGTGACCGGCTGCTGGAAAAAATCTGGGACGACCAGGCTTTTGTCGATGACAATACCCTGAATGTGTACGTGACCCGGGTGCGCAAAAAGCTGGCGGCGCTGGATATCGCGGACGGGCTCCAGACCGTCCGGGGTCAAGGCTACAGGCTGTGCGAGAACTGGGAGGAGGCTTAG
- a CDS encoding class I SAM-dependent methyltransferase, whose protein sequence is MKQNKYDEAGFFAKYSAMPRSTGGLEAAGEWSTFRSLLPDLHGTRVLDLGCGFGWHCRYAREQQAESVVGIDLSENMLERARAMTDDPGIEYRRGAIEDIRFAAGEFDVVISSLAIHYVERFDLLCCEVQHCLRTGGSFVLSVEHPIYTALAAQDWHYGPDGAKLHWPLDHYHDEGPREARFLEDDVIKYHRNIATYLNTLITSGFTVTKLSELQPTPEMLEQNAAWHEELRRPMFLLLSAVRN, encoded by the coding sequence ATGAAACAGAACAAATACGATGAGGCCGGATTTTTTGCCAAATACAGTGCTATGCCCCGCTCCACCGGGGGACTGGAGGCTGCCGGAGAATGGAGCACCTTCCGCTCCCTGCTTCCCGATTTACACGGTACAAGAGTACTGGATCTCGGCTGCGGCTTCGGCTGGCATTGCCGTTATGCCCGTGAGCAGCAAGCGGAATCTGTGGTCGGCATCGACCTGTCCGAAAATATGCTGGAGCGGGCCAGGGCGATGACCGATGATCCCGGGATTGAATACCGCCGGGGCGCGATTGAGGACATCCGGTTCGCTGCGGGCGAATTTGATGTGGTGATCAGCTCACTCGCCATCCACTATGTCGAGCGGTTCGATCTGCTCTGCTGCGAGGTTCAGCATTGCCTGCGGACGGGCGGCAGCTTTGTGCTCTCCGTGGAGCATCCCATCTACACTGCGCTCGCCGCGCAGGACTGGCACTACGGCCCGGATGGCGCGAAACTCCATTGGCCGCTGGACCATTATCATGATGAGGGCCCGCGCGAAGCCAGATTTCTTGAGGATGATGTGATTAAATATCACCGCAATATAGCGACCTACCTCAATACGCTGATCACCTCCGGCTTCACAGTCACCAAGCTCTCCGAGCTTCAGCCGACCCCGGAGATGCTGGAGCAGAACGCCGCCTGGCATGAGGAACTGCGCCGCCCCATGTTCCTGCTGCTCTCGGCAGTGCGAAATTAG
- a CDS encoding MerR family transcriptional regulator has translation MMDRMRIGELTERAGVTQRTVRYYESIGLLPSGEREGNGHHYYTEETVARLRKIDQLKKLGLSLEEIGDVIELYFTDPSGVQPKRKVLGLLRRHLADTDKKLDALGQFRDDLQSHIERFEQWLETNDRA, from the coding sequence ATGATGGACCGCATGCGCATCGGTGAGTTGACAGAGCGAGCAGGGGTTACCCAACGCACGGTCCGCTATTACGAGAGCATCGGACTGCTTCCTTCAGGCGAACGCGAAGGCAACGGTCATCACTACTATACGGAAGAGACGGTCGCCCGTCTGCGGAAGATTGATCAGTTGAAGAAGCTGGGCTTAAGTCTCGAGGAGATTGGGGACGTAATCGAGCTCTACTTTACGGATCCTAGCGGGGTGCAGCCGAAGCGGAAGGTTCTCGGCCTGCTGCGCCGGCATCTGGCCGACACGGACAAGAAGCTCGATGCACTGGGGCAGTTCCGCGACGATCTGCAATCCCACATCGAACGCTTCGAACAGTGGCTCGAGACCAATGATCGGGCCTAA
- a CDS encoding NAD(P)-dependent oxidoreductase has translation MSENIGFIGLGLLGLPIAANLLQARYALTVYNRTADKAKPLVAQGALQAARPADAVTTGGIVVTLVWDDEALESVVGSEDFLERLGPGGIHVSMSTVSPDTGRKLADLHARHGSVYVEAPVFGRPEAAAAKQLWIPVAGPQEAKERVRPVLEAMGARGIFDFGEEAGAAVLVKLIGNFLIVSAGRSLEEALGMAERGGLDPKAVVNMLTSTLFPAPIYQSYGKMIAEKTANISESKIPQKDVGLFLAAAQNAQFPAPLAGQLLDMLESGNRSRP, from the coding sequence ATGAGCGAAAACATTGGATTTATCGGACTCGGCCTGCTCGGGCTGCCCATCGCAGCCAATCTGCTCCAAGCGCGGTACGCGCTGACCGTATATAACCGCACCGCAGACAAAGCAAAGCCGCTCGTTGCCCAAGGCGCATTGCAGGCAGCCCGTCCCGCCGACGCCGTGACGACGGGGGGCATCGTCGTCACCTTGGTGTGGGACGATGAAGCACTGGAAAGCGTCGTCGGAAGCGAGGATTTCCTGGAACGGCTCGGGCCGGGCGGCATTCACGTGTCGATGAGCACGGTGTCGCCGGATACTGGCAGAAAGCTGGCGGACTTGCACGCGCGGCACGGCTCCGTTTATGTCGAGGCGCCCGTCTTCGGGCGGCCCGAGGCGGCGGCTGCCAAGCAGCTGTGGATTCCCGTAGCGGGTCCGCAGGAAGCGAAGGAGCGGGTGCGGCCGGTGCTGGAGGCAATGGGAGCCAGAGGGATTTTTGACTTCGGTGAAGAGGCTGGTGCGGCCGTGCTGGTCAAGCTGATCGGCAACTTCCTCATCGTCTCCGCGGGACGCTCGCTGGAGGAAGCACTGGGAATGGCCGAGCGCGGCGGGCTCGATCCCAAAGCGGTGGTCAACATGCTTACGAGCACGCTGTTTCCTGCCCCCATCTATCAATCCTACGGCAAAATGATCGCTGAGAAGACGGCAAATATCTCCGAAAGCAAAATTCCGCAGAAGGATGTCGGCCTCTTTCTGGCGGCGGCGCAAAACGCGCAGTTCCCCGCCCCGCTCGCCGGTCAGCTGCTTGACATGCTGGAGAGCGGGAACCGGAGCAGACCATAG
- a CDS encoding TIGR00266 family protein translates to MSAHEIDYVIMGEEIQCVEVQLDPGESVIAEAGSFMMMDPEISMETIFGDGTGSRGGGLMGKLMGAGKRLLTGESLFMTVFTHSGAYGRKSVTFAAPYPGKIIPLDLQQHGGKIICQKDSFLCAAKGVSIGIEFQRKLGAGFFGGEGFIMQKLEGDGLSFVHSGGYIMERTLQPGETIKLDTGCLVAMTSSVDYNIEFVKGVKTALFGGEGLFFATLRGPGKVWVQSLPFSRMADRILSAAGNSGRKEEGSILGGLGNLLDGR, encoded by the coding sequence TTGAGCGCACATGAGATTGATTACGTGATTATGGGTGAGGAAATTCAGTGTGTTGAGGTGCAGCTTGATCCGGGCGAGAGCGTGATTGCCGAGGCTGGCAGCTTCATGATGATGGACCCGGAAATTTCCATGGAAACGATCTTCGGCGACGGCACAGGTTCACGCGGAGGCGGGCTGATGGGCAAGCTGATGGGCGCAGGCAAACGCCTGCTGACCGGTGAGAGCCTGTTCATGACTGTCTTCACCCACAGCGGAGCCTATGGCCGCAAAAGTGTAACCTTTGCCGCCCCGTATCCGGGCAAAATCATTCCCCTGGATCTTCAGCAGCACGGCGGCAAAATCATCTGCCAGAAGGATTCTTTTCTCTGTGCAGCCAAGGGAGTCTCGATCGGGATTGAATTCCAGCGTAAGCTGGGCGCGGGCTTCTTCGGCGGTGAAGGCTTTATTATGCAAAAGCTTGAAGGGGACGGACTTTCCTTCGTCCACTCCGGCGGCTATATTATGGAGCGTACCCTGCAGCCCGGCGAGACGATTAAGCTCGATACCGGCTGTCTCGTGGCGATGACTTCATCGGTAGATTACAACATTGAGTTTGTAAAAGGCGTAAAAACCGCGCTGTTCGGCGGCGAAGGCCTGTTCTTCGCCACCTTGCGCGGGCCGGGCAAGGTATGGGTGCAATCACTGCCGTTCAGCCGGATGGCAGACCGCATTCTGTCGGCTGCGGGCAATTCCGGCCGCAAGGAAGAAGGCAGCATTCTCGGCGGCCTGGGCAATCTGCTGGACGGAAGATAA
- a CDS encoding YitT family protein, with translation MRKQDSGMGMPLRLTIILSGTLLLAFTYYHINYQNHLTEGGFVGLSLLGKYVLGISPSLTILILDIPVLLIAMIFKGRAFVLNTFISVGAFTVFYSLMERYSGWVINLQDNLPLAALLSGVLTGLGAGMVLRGGGASGGDDILSLLISEWKGIKVGTVFILMDVIVLALSLFYMPLKETLYTVMAVVVAGYVITFTTSLGRPKLGKAPTIQPTLSKPHDGTVM, from the coding sequence ATGAGGAAACAAGACAGTGGCATGGGAATGCCGCTACGACTCACTATCATTTTGTCCGGAACATTGCTGCTTGCATTTACTTATTATCACATTAATTATCAGAATCATTTGACCGAGGGCGGATTTGTAGGCTTATCGCTGCTTGGCAAATATGTGCTAGGCATTTCGCCTTCTTTAACAATTCTAATCTTAGACATTCCAGTACTCTTAATTGCGATGATCTTCAAAGGGAGAGCGTTCGTCTTGAACACCTTCATCTCCGTAGGGGCCTTCACGGTATTCTACAGTCTGATGGAACGGTATTCCGGATGGGTGATCAATTTGCAGGATAACCTGCCGCTCGCGGCGCTGTTGTCCGGTGTACTGACAGGTCTAGGAGCAGGAATGGTCCTGCGCGGCGGCGGGGCAAGCGGCGGTGACGACATTTTGTCGCTGCTGATCAGTGAATGGAAGGGGATTAAGGTAGGAACCGTATTTATCCTGATGGATGTAATCGTTCTGGCATTATCGCTTTTCTACATGCCTCTCAAGGAAACGCTGTACACAGTAATGGCAGTAGTCGTAGCCGGCTACGTTATTACGTTTACAACCTCACTTGGCAGACCTAAGCTGGGCAAAGCTCCAACCATTCAGCCCACACTAAGCAAGCCGCACGACGGCACCGTAATGTGA
- a CDS encoding Crp/Fnr family transcriptional regulator, translating into MILHKGEVLFRQGDACQNLFQVKSGLFKVIRLHENGNMVLFNLLYPGETVPHHSLISPKEAHGTAVAMMKSEVELVPAAEWYRELREDPDKVMEIALLLQEKVRFMQTRLDHLTVGTPGERLDLLKRWLLEYSHGAELTDLLTQEEIGQLIGVRRETVNRLLRNPG; encoded by the coding sequence ATGATTTTGCATAAAGGAGAGGTCCTGTTCCGCCAAGGGGATGCCTGCCAGAATCTGTTTCAGGTGAAGAGCGGACTCTTTAAGGTAATCCGGCTGCATGAGAATGGGAACATGGTGCTGTTCAATCTCTTGTACCCCGGGGAGACCGTCCCCCATCATTCACTCATTTCACCGAAGGAGGCGCATGGAACGGCTGTAGCGATGATGAAAAGTGAAGTGGAGCTTGTCCCGGCAGCGGAATGGTACCGGGAGCTGCGCGAAGATCCGGATAAGGTGATGGAGATCGCCTTGCTGCTTCAAGAGAAGGTGCGTTTCATGCAGACCCGCCTGGACCACCTTACGGTTGGCACTCCCGGAGAGCGGCTGGATCTGCTGAAACGCTGGCTTCTTGAATATTCCCATGGCGCAGAGCTGACGGATTTATTGACACAGGAGGAGATCGGGCAGCTGATTGGCGTGCGGCGGGAGACGGTCAACCGTCTGCTGCGTAATCCGGGTTAA
- the cysC gene encoding adenylyl-sulfate kinase, which translates to MSVNRGITLWLTGLSGAGKSTVAALVTDRLRAAGQAVEWLDGDELRRSIGRGLGFSREDRFENIRRAVYVAELLNRHGVITVISLISPYAEMRSHARQQLPGFVEVYVNCPLEICEARDVKGLYAKARRGELPSFTGISDPYEAPASPELTLYTAKHPPEDCADELLAWLEKRQQQG; encoded by the coding sequence ATGAGTGTCAACCGGGGAATTACCCTCTGGCTCACGGGGCTGTCCGGGGCCGGCAAATCTACGGTTGCCGCGCTGGTTACAGACAGGCTGCGGGCAGCCGGGCAGGCCGTGGAATGGCTGGACGGGGATGAGCTGCGGCGCAGCATCGGACGCGGACTCGGATTCAGCCGGGAAGACCGCTTCGAGAACATCCGCCGGGCGGTCTATGTTGCGGAGCTGCTGAACCGGCATGGTGTGATAACGGTGATCTCGCTGATCAGTCCTTATGCCGAAATGCGCAGCCATGCCCGGCAGCAGCTGCCCGGATTCGTAGAAGTGTACGTGAATTGTCCGCTGGAGATTTGCGAAGCACGGGATGTCAAAGGCTTATATGCCAAAGCCCGCCGTGGCGAGCTTCCCTCTTTTACCGGCATCTCCGATCCTTATGAGGCTCCTGCCAGCCCCGAGCTTACGTTATACACGGCCAAACATCCGCCGGAGGATTGTGCTGATGAACTGCTGGCTTGGCTGGAGAAACGGCAGCAGCAAGGGTAG
- a CDS encoding STM4011 family radical SAM protein, with the protein MRAVLYYRGALTSCNYDCPYCPFGKTRDSAERLAKDREELEAFVRWASAQGAEGHCLSIFFNPYGEALIHRWYKEAMITLSNLDHIDKVAIQTNLSAGLDFAARLNPHKAAFWATYHPGQVTEQRFLAQCMAVYEQGIPLSVGSVGIRSSFEAIASLRAALPEEVYLWVNAYKDKPNYYTGEDIAFLSGIDPYFMLNARDYESLGKACGAGSSVFYVQGPGQVKRCYKDRGVIGNLYRDGLEGLSAERSCRMKVCDCYIGYIHMPELQLQQVYGAGLLERIPCGVREGKE; encoded by the coding sequence ATGAGAGCTGTTCTTTACTACCGGGGCGCACTCACCTCCTGCAACTATGATTGCCCTTATTGTCCATTTGGCAAAACCAGAGACAGTGCGGAGCGCCTTGCCAAGGACCGCGAGGAGCTGGAGGCGTTTGTCCGCTGGGCTTCCGCCCAGGGAGCCGAAGGCCACTGCCTGTCTATCTTCTTCAATCCTTACGGCGAGGCGCTGATTCACCGCTGGTATAAAGAGGCCATGATCACGCTCTCCAATCTGGACCATATCGACAAGGTGGCCATTCAGACTAATCTGTCGGCCGGGCTTGATTTCGCTGCCCGGCTGAACCCGCACAAGGCCGCCTTCTGGGCAACCTACCATCCGGGTCAGGTCACGGAGCAGCGGTTTCTTGCTCAATGTATGGCTGTGTATGAGCAGGGCATTCCACTCAGTGTGGGCAGCGTCGGGATTCGAAGCAGCTTTGAGGCCATAGCTTCCCTTCGTGCAGCCCTGCCGGAAGAAGTCTATTTGTGGGTGAATGCCTACAAGGATAAGCCCAATTATTATACGGGGGAAGATATAGCCTTCCTCAGCGGCATAGATCCGTATTTCATGCTCAATGCGAGGGACTACGAAAGCCTGGGCAAAGCCTGCGGTGCAGGCAGCAGTGTGTTCTATGTGCAGGGTCCCGGCCAGGTCAAACGCTGCTATAAGGACAGGGGAGTTATCGGCAACCTCTACCGGGACGGGCTGGAAGGCTTATCGGCGGAACGGAGCTGCCGCATGAAGGTCTGTGACTGCTATATCGGGTATATCCATATGCCTGAGCTGCAGCTGCAGCAGGTGTACGGAGCCGGGCTGCTGGAACGAATCCCCTGCGGGGTACGGGAGGGAAAAGAATGA